From a single Sporosarcina oncorhynchi genomic region:
- the argF gene encoding ornithine carbamoyltransferase, with amino-acid sequence MEMIVLVNLKLSTLSTFEEMDSQLKGRDLLTLLDYTSEEITYLLEKALVMKKEAAAGNLPPILPGKTLGMIFEKHSTRTRISFEVGMIQLGGHAMFMNAKDLQIGRGESVYDTALVLSEYLDGVMIRANSHEMVKELAKHSTIPVINGLTDIFHPCQALADLLTIIEVKGALAGKKIAYVGDGNNVAHSLVIGAANMGMEVAVATPEGFEFNQNLFVKAQKIAALNGGSVIQTYEPREAVEDADVVYTDVWTSMGQEEESAARLEAFKGFQINDQLVAHAKEDYMFLHCLPAHREEEVATSVIDGPNSYVFQQAGNRLHAQKAVLATLL; translated from the coding sequence ATGGAGATGATTGTTTTGGTGAATTTGAAACTATCTACACTTTCGACATTCGAGGAAATGGATTCCCAATTAAAAGGCCGGGATTTACTAACGCTACTGGACTATACAAGTGAGGAAATTACGTATTTATTGGAAAAAGCGTTAGTTATGAAGAAAGAGGCTGCTGCGGGGAATTTGCCGCCCATCTTGCCCGGAAAGACACTTGGAATGATTTTTGAAAAACATTCTACTCGTACACGGATTTCATTTGAAGTCGGGATGATCCAGTTAGGTGGGCATGCGATGTTCATGAATGCAAAAGATTTGCAAATTGGGCGTGGAGAATCTGTCTACGATACAGCACTTGTGCTCTCCGAGTATTTGGACGGTGTGATGATTCGCGCGAACTCTCATGAAATGGTGAAGGAACTGGCGAAGCATTCAACCATCCCAGTCATTAACGGTTTGACAGATATCTTCCATCCGTGTCAGGCGCTCGCAGATTTATTGACGATAATTGAGGTGAAAGGGGCGCTTGCTGGTAAGAAGATAGCCTATGTTGGAGATGGGAACAATGTTGCCCATTCACTTGTGATTGGTGCGGCCAATATGGGAATGGAAGTGGCGGTTGCAACACCTGAAGGATTCGAGTTCAATCAAAACCTGTTCGTAAAAGCACAGAAAATTGCTGCGTTGAATGGCGGATCGGTTATTCAGACATATGAGCCGCGTGAAGCAGTTGAAGATGCAGACGTTGTCTATACGGATGTCTGGACGAGTATGGGGCAGGAAGAGGAATCGGCAGCCCGACTTGAAGCGTTCAAAGGATTCCAAATCAATGATCAGCTTGTAGCTCATGCGAAAGAGGATTATATGTTTTTGCATTGTCTGCCTGCGCATCGTGAGGAAGAAGTAGCGACTTCGGTCATCGATGGACCAAACTCGTATGTTTTCCAGCAAGCTGGTAATCGACTACATGCACAAAAAGCTGTGTTGGCGACTTTACTATAG
- a CDS encoding small multi-drug export protein, with protein sequence MVEYFLVFLGAAIPWFEIALVIPLGIIRGLSPIWVMILAFVGNMSTVLIVIYGFQRVQQWMDKRMEKSGKTATKRTERGKRIWNKYGMPGLALCGPILIGTHIAAFIGLLFGATKTNTTIWMTISIAFWTLVFGLVTAAGFDFFVRNF encoded by the coding sequence ATGGTAGAATATTTTTTGGTTTTTCTAGGGGCAGCAATACCGTGGTTTGAGATTGCATTAGTTATCCCGCTTGGCATTATTCGGGGACTTTCACCTATTTGGGTAATGATACTTGCGTTTGTCGGGAATATGTCGACTGTATTGATTGTCATATACGGATTTCAACGTGTGCAACAATGGATGGATAAGCGAATGGAAAAGAGCGGGAAGACTGCCACTAAAAGGACCGAGCGAGGGAAGCGCATTTGGAATAAATATGGGATGCCTGGGCTGGCGTTATGCGGACCGATTTTGATTGGAACACACATAGCAGCCTTCATCGGCCTTTTGTTCGGCGCTACGAAAACAAATACGACTATATGGATGACAATTAGTATCGCTTTCTGGACGCTCGTTTTCGGCCTGGTGACTGCTGCAGGGTTTGATTTCTTTGTTAGAAACTTTTAA
- the sspI gene encoding small acid-soluble spore protein SspI: MNFQIRDAITANMTNNSADDIRNVVEDALKRGEEHLLPGLGVFFEKLWINADEQEKSKITGELAQAFTG; encoded by the coding sequence ATGAATTTTCAAATCCGTGACGCAATCACCGCGAACATGACAAATAACTCCGCGGATGATATACGGAACGTTGTAGAAGATGCTCTAAAACGTGGCGAGGAACACCTTTTGCCCGGTCTAGGCGTGTTTTTTGAAAAGTTATGGATTAATGCGGATGAGCAGGAGAAGTCAAAGATCACCGGTGAACTTGCACAAGCATTTACTGGATGA
- a CDS encoding TrmH family RNA methyltransferase has protein sequence MKRIESTQNGLIKHWKKLVTSKKDRDKSEEFIVEGFHLVEEALKSTGTVIHLIVREDIEIPEEWVTENLQLIEVTRAVAKELIETEQSQGIFAHCRQPKYSEEAPQSWKKYLFIDAVQDPGNIGTMIRTADAAGIDAVILGKGSADPFNPKTVRSAQGSHFHIPVVKGELSEWIEQVKKESIKIIGTGLHNASDHYTVEPLESFALIVGNEGSGVADEYLKEANEIVKIPLYGKAESLNVAIATGILLYAYGKQ, from the coding sequence ATGAAAAGAATCGAATCGACGCAAAATGGACTTATCAAACACTGGAAGAAGCTTGTCACATCTAAGAAAGATCGGGACAAATCAGAAGAATTCATTGTGGAAGGATTCCACTTAGTGGAAGAAGCATTGAAATCTACTGGCACTGTCATTCATTTAATCGTAAGGGAAGATATTGAAATCCCTGAAGAGTGGGTAACTGAAAATCTTCAACTGATCGAAGTGACGCGTGCTGTTGCGAAAGAATTGATTGAAACAGAACAATCGCAAGGGATTTTTGCTCATTGCAGGCAACCAAAGTATTCAGAAGAAGCACCACAGTCATGGAAAAAGTATTTATTCATTGATGCCGTCCAGGATCCGGGCAATATAGGCACGATGATCAGGACAGCCGATGCAGCTGGAATCGACGCGGTTATATTAGGTAAAGGCTCTGCAGATCCATTCAATCCGAAAACGGTGCGGTCCGCGCAAGGGTCGCATTTCCATATACCTGTCGTCAAAGGCGAGTTGAGCGAGTGGATTGAGCAAGTGAAAAAAGAAAGTATCAAAATAATTGGCACTGGCTTACATAATGCCTCTGATCATTACACAGTCGAACCGTTAGAATCATTTGCACTTATTGTTGGCAATGAAGGAAGTGGTGTAGCCGATGAATATCTGAAAGAAGCAAATGAAATCGTTAAAATCCCCCTGTACGGAAAAGCTGAGTCATTAAATGTCGCCATTGCAACGGGGATTCTGCTCTACGCTTACGGTAAACAATAA
- the pheS gene encoding phenylalanine--tRNA ligase subunit alpha, which produces MEQQLQLLKEEALTKIENAISVKELNDVRVSYLGKKGPITDLLKGMGKLPAEERPKMGALVNVVRESVTESLEARMILLEEQAINEQLAKEAIDVTLPGRPVQTGNHHPLTRVVDEIEDFFISMGYEIAEGPEVEKDYYNFEALNLPKGHPARDMQDSFYISEDVLLRTHTSPVQARTMEAKGGEAIKIICPGKVYRRDSDDATHSHQFTQIEGLVVGENITMSDLKGTLDLFAKKMFGEEREIRLRPSFFPFTEPSVEMDISCFKCGGDGCNVCKKTGWIEILGAGMVHPNVLRMAGYDPSAVTGFAFGMGPERIAMLRYGVEDIRHFYTNDIRFISQFHRSEA; this is translated from the coding sequence ATGGAACAACAGTTGCAACTATTGAAAGAAGAAGCGTTGACGAAAATCGAGAATGCGATATCTGTCAAGGAATTGAATGACGTCCGTGTATCGTACTTAGGTAAGAAAGGTCCAATCACCGATTTGTTAAAAGGGATGGGCAAACTACCTGCAGAAGAACGCCCGAAAATGGGGGCGCTCGTCAATGTCGTACGGGAATCCGTAACGGAATCGTTGGAAGCGAGAATGATTTTGCTTGAAGAACAAGCAATCAATGAACAGTTGGCCAAAGAGGCGATTGATGTGACGCTTCCGGGTCGTCCGGTTCAAACTGGAAATCATCATCCGCTTACACGTGTTGTTGATGAGATTGAAGATTTCTTCATCAGCATGGGATATGAAATCGCTGAAGGACCTGAAGTGGAGAAAGACTATTATAACTTCGAGGCACTTAATTTGCCGAAAGGTCACCCAGCCCGAGATATGCAGGACTCATTCTATATATCTGAAGATGTGTTATTGCGCACACATACATCACCTGTCCAAGCACGTACGATGGAAGCAAAAGGTGGGGAAGCGATTAAAATCATCTGTCCGGGCAAGGTTTATCGCCGAGATAGTGATGATGCAACCCATTCCCACCAATTCACGCAAATCGAAGGTCTCGTTGTAGGCGAAAATATCACGATGAGTGACTTAAAAGGGACACTTGACCTCTTTGCTAAAAAGATGTTTGGTGAAGAACGTGAAATTAGATTGCGTCCAAGCTTTTTCCCATTCACTGAGCCGTCAGTAGAGATGGATATTTCCTGCTTCAAATGTGGCGGAGATGGATGTAATGTATGTAAGAAAACCGGCTGGATTGAAATTTTAGGTGCTGGAATGGTACACCCGAACGTTTTACGAATGGCTGGATATGATCCATCCGCTGTTACCGGTTTCGCTTTCGGCATGGGGCCGGAACGAATCGCAATGCTTAGATACGGTGTAGAAGACATCCGCCATTTCTACACGAATGACATCCGGTTCATATCACAATTCCATCGGTCGGAAGCGTAA
- the pheT gene encoding phenylalanine--tRNA ligase subunit beta has product MLVSTKWLNEYVNINGIKPENLAERITRSGIEVDSIIDRSHGMTNVVVGYVKECVKHPEADKLNICQVDVGDEVTQIICGAPNIAEGQKVIVARTGAVLPGNFKIKKAKLRGEESNGMICSLQELGIEGKHVAKAYAEGIYVLPNDALVGSDALPLLGLDDTVLEFDLTPNRSDALSMLGVAYEVAAILSQGIALPSITYKESNEKASDVLKLRVEAVKDNPMYVAKVVKNVKVAESPLWLQNYLMAAGVRPRNNVVDITNYVLLEYGQPLHAFDYDRLKTGEIVVRHADEGEKITTLDDTERTLNAQNLVITNGEEAVALAGVMGGANSEVHEGTTTVVIESAYFAASSVRQTSKEVGLRSDASTRFEKGVDPNRVQEAAERAAQLMSDIAGGEVLAGSVIFDELDKTPVQITVSPDYINNRLGMKISMDEMLSILERLRIPTQAINGNLVIEAPTRRQDLRIKEDIIEEIARMHGYDEIPKTVPVTESKPGGLTPYQAKRRIVRQFLEGAGLLQAITYSLTSKEQSQAFALETAPVTELLMPMSEDRAILRQSLIPHMLEAATYNVARRIDSVAIYETGSVFLGVEEDGLPREVEHVAAVLTGKWVDNAWQGEMKKVDFFVLKGIIEGMMGRLGMLESLSFEQTTLDGMHPGRTASIFLNGENVGMVGQVHPTEQKKRDLKETYVMEINLEKVLSMETDELLYVPVPRYPSMSRDIALVVSTETSAGTLEMIIQQAGGKLLKDVRLFDLYEGDNVEDGKKSLAFSLTYFDAERTLTDEEVVKAHEKVLNVLTEANALLRG; this is encoded by the coding sequence ATGTTAGTTTCAACGAAATGGTTAAATGAGTACGTCAACATAAATGGTATTAAACCCGAAAATCTTGCGGAAAGAATTACACGTTCAGGCATCGAGGTCGATTCCATCATCGACCGTTCTCACGGTATGACAAATGTAGTCGTCGGTTATGTAAAAGAATGTGTTAAGCACCCTGAAGCGGATAAATTGAATATTTGTCAAGTGGATGTCGGTGATGAAGTGACACAGATTATTTGTGGAGCACCGAATATTGCTGAAGGACAAAAAGTAATTGTAGCTCGCACAGGTGCTGTTTTACCTGGGAATTTCAAAATCAAAAAAGCGAAACTGCGCGGTGAAGAATCGAACGGCATGATCTGTTCGCTTCAAGAACTGGGCATCGAAGGCAAGCATGTCGCAAAAGCATACGCGGAAGGGATCTATGTACTTCCGAATGATGCACTTGTAGGTTCTGATGCGCTTCCTTTGCTTGGACTTGACGATACGGTTCTTGAATTCGATTTGACGCCTAATCGCTCGGACGCTTTGAGCATGCTTGGTGTTGCATATGAAGTAGCAGCGATTTTATCACAAGGGATTGCACTGCCTTCAATTACCTATAAAGAGTCCAATGAAAAAGCGTCTGACGTATTGAAATTGCGTGTAGAAGCTGTGAAAGACAATCCGATGTATGTGGCGAAAGTTGTGAAAAACGTCAAGGTCGCTGAATCACCATTATGGTTACAAAACTATTTAATGGCTGCAGGCGTCCGACCGCGCAATAACGTTGTCGATATTACGAATTATGTATTGCTGGAATATGGACAACCATTGCATGCATTCGATTATGATCGTCTGAAAACAGGCGAAATCGTTGTCCGACATGCGGATGAAGGCGAAAAGATTACAACATTGGATGACACTGAACGTACATTGAATGCGCAGAACCTCGTCATTACAAATGGCGAAGAAGCGGTGGCTCTAGCAGGTGTAATGGGTGGAGCTAATTCCGAAGTGCATGAAGGAACTACGACCGTTGTCATTGAATCTGCTTATTTCGCAGCCTCTTCCGTCCGTCAAACATCGAAAGAAGTTGGACTCCGCAGTGATGCGAGTACGCGCTTTGAAAAAGGTGTAGATCCGAATCGTGTACAGGAAGCGGCAGAACGGGCTGCACAGTTGATGTCAGATATCGCTGGAGGGGAAGTGCTTGCGGGTTCCGTCATTTTCGATGAACTCGACAAGACACCAGTACAAATCACCGTTTCACCGGATTATATCAACAATCGACTTGGTATGAAGATTTCCATGGATGAAATGCTATCAATTCTTGAGCGTCTACGAATTCCTACACAGGCAATCAATGGCAATCTTGTTATTGAAGCACCGACGCGTAGACAGGATTTGCGTATCAAAGAAGATATCATTGAAGAAATCGCTAGAATGCACGGGTATGATGAAATTCCAAAAACAGTACCTGTAACAGAATCCAAACCAGGCGGTCTTACGCCTTACCAAGCGAAGCGCCGGATTGTCCGCCAATTCCTTGAGGGGGCAGGACTTCTTCAGGCAATCACGTATTCCTTAACATCCAAAGAGCAGTCACAAGCATTTGCGCTTGAGACGGCACCTGTCACTGAATTGCTTATGCCAATGAGTGAGGATCGCGCGATTTTGCGTCAGAGCCTTATCCCTCATATGCTAGAAGCGGCGACGTATAATGTGGCTCGTCGTATCGACTCAGTCGCCATCTACGAAACGGGTTCTGTCTTCCTTGGAGTAGAAGAAGACGGTCTGCCTCGTGAAGTGGAACATGTCGCTGCGGTATTGACAGGCAAGTGGGTGGACAACGCATGGCAAGGCGAGATGAAGAAAGTAGATTTCTTCGTCCTTAAAGGCATTATCGAAGGAATGATGGGCCGTCTCGGTATGTTGGAAAGCCTTTCATTCGAACAAACAACCCTTGATGGTATGCATCCAGGCCGGACTGCATCAATTTTCTTGAATGGTGAAAATGTCGGTATGGTCGGTCAGGTTCATCCGACTGAACAAAAGAAGCGGGACTTAAAAGAAACGTACGTCATGGAAATCAATCTTGAAAAAGTACTTTCGATGGAAACGGACGAGCTTTTATATGTACCAGTCCCTCGATATCCGTCTATGTCCAGAGATATCGCATTAGTTGTCTCAACTGAAACTTCTGCTGGTACGCTTGAAATGATCATCCAGCAAGCAGGCGGTAAATTGCTGAAAGACGTAAGACTCTTCGATTTGTACGAAGGGGACAATGTGGAAGATGGTAAAAAATCACTTGCCTTCTCATTGACGTATTTCGATGCAGAACGTACGCTTACGGATGAAGAAGTTGTAAAAGCGCATGAGAAAGTGTTGAATGTATTAACAGAAGCGAATGCTCTATTAAGAGGCTAA
- the rnhC gene encoding ribonuclease HIII, which yields MGQSVIQMDALTLAKLTNHYAQLKVVRNAPGVVFAAKLADTAITAYKSGKVLFQGGGAEREAAIWNGTGNSVTKTKMSTKPAGEVLPAGLAQLSILGSDETGTGDFFGPVTVAACYVPAEKIELVRELGVKDSKQLTDDWMRTIAPDLQKTLIHSVLTLSNEKYNDVQASGWSQGKIKALLHNQALKHVLRKMDTEKPDFILIDQFAERRIYYNHIKDEAEIIRENVLFSTKAEGLHVAVAAASIIARVAFLEEMDNLSERAGITLPKGAGPKVDQVAAKILLKSGEDILKSMTKWHFANAEKAKKIAAMKKK from the coding sequence ATGGGCCAAAGCGTCATACAAATGGATGCATTAACTCTTGCCAAACTCACAAATCATTATGCTCAGCTCAAAGTTGTTCGAAATGCACCAGGCGTCGTGTTTGCAGCGAAACTAGCTGACACGGCAATCACCGCCTATAAGTCGGGGAAAGTCCTGTTTCAAGGCGGCGGAGCGGAGCGTGAAGCTGCGATTTGGAATGGAACGGGCAACAGTGTTACAAAAACGAAGATGTCTACGAAACCGGCCGGTGAAGTTTTGCCCGCAGGACTTGCTCAGCTATCCATCCTCGGATCTGATGAAACTGGCACAGGCGATTTCTTCGGTCCAGTGACAGTCGCTGCTTGTTATGTTCCTGCCGAAAAAATTGAACTTGTTCGGGAATTAGGCGTTAAAGATTCTAAACAGTTGACGGATGACTGGATGCGCACAATCGCTCCCGATTTGCAGAAAACACTTATTCATAGCGTCCTTACGTTATCCAATGAAAAATACAACGACGTTCAAGCTAGTGGATGGTCACAAGGCAAAATTAAAGCCCTGCTCCACAATCAAGCTTTGAAGCATGTTTTACGTAAAATGGATACTGAAAAACCGGATTTCATTTTAATTGACCAGTTTGCAGAACGACGCATTTACTATAATCATATTAAGGATGAAGCTGAAATTATCCGGGAAAATGTGCTCTTTTCAACTAAAGCGGAAGGCCTTCATGTCGCGGTCGCAGCCGCGTCTATTATTGCAAGGGTCGCATTTCTTGAAGAGATGGATAACCTTAGTGAGCGTGCTGGTATAACACTTCCAAAGGGTGCTGGACCGAAAGTGGATCAAGTTGCCGCCAAGATTTTATTGAAAAGCGGAGAAGATATACTGAAATCGATGACCAAATGGCATTTCGCCAATGCAGAGAAAGCCAAAAAAATTGCAGCGATGAAAAAGAAGTAA
- the zapA gene encoding cell division protein ZapA, which produces MADEQKTRLAVDIYGQTYTIVGSETSSHVRLVASMVDERMREISSRNPYLDSSKIAVLTAVNSVHDYLKLRERIEQLEEELNKLKG; this is translated from the coding sequence TTGGCAGACGAGCAGAAGACGCGCCTTGCGGTTGACATTTATGGACAGACATATACAATTGTTGGCAGTGAAACGAGCAGTCATGTTCGCCTTGTCGCTTCGATGGTTGATGAAAGAATGAGGGAAATCAGTTCGCGCAACCCTTATTTAGATAGTTCAAAAATAGCTGTACTCACCGCAGTGAACAGCGTGCATGATTATTTGAAGTTACGTGAACGTATTGAGCAATTGGAAGAAGAATTGAATAAGCTGAAGGGTTGA
- a CDS encoding CvpA family protein, with protein MLDLLIVFLLLGGLITGFRRGLIVQLIHMTGFIIALIISYIYYKPLAEKFVLWIPYPGVTAGSKLAWTVEQLDLDQTFYRLLAFVLIFLVVKFALQLIASMFDFLKYLPVLGFVARFAGAALGFVEFYILIFLILYLLAMLPIDFIQNMIANSMLTEAMFDHTPVFSEMVKNWWYIYTK; from the coding sequence ATGCTTGATTTACTTATTGTATTCCTGCTACTTGGGGGATTGATTACCGGATTTAGACGCGGTTTGATCGTGCAACTGATCCATATGACAGGCTTTATCATCGCACTTATCATCTCCTACATATATTACAAACCGTTGGCCGAAAAGTTTGTATTATGGATTCCCTATCCGGGCGTAACGGCGGGATCCAAATTGGCATGGACGGTTGAACAACTTGATTTAGACCAGACATTTTATCGATTACTCGCATTTGTACTCATTTTTCTTGTAGTCAAGTTTGCATTGCAACTAATCGCTTCTATGTTCGATTTTCTTAAATATTTACCAGTGTTAGGCTTTGTCGCCCGTTTCGCTGGAGCGGCTCTCGGCTTCGTAGAGTTTTATATTCTTATTTTCCTTATACTCTATCTGTTGGCGATGCTTCCGATAGACTTTATCCAGAACATGATTGCTAACTCGATGTTGACAGAAGCGATGTTTGATCATACTCCGGTGTTCTCGGAAATGGTCAAAAATTGGTGGTATATTTACACGAAATAA
- the polX gene encoding DNA polymerase/3'-5' exonuclease PolX: MNKKTIIRTFEKIALYMELLGENPFKIGAFRKAAGVLETDARSLSEMDDILELKGIGKGTGAVIIDLMEKGESDLLKELEEEVPKGLIPLLKVPGLGGKRIAKLRKALGIDSVESLRAACESNEVSKLPGFGKKTEENLLHEIELLGTRKGKLPVWQIQTIVASIEEELREIPEITRFSVAGSFRRAEEMSSDVDFIIVTEEPATVREKLLEVLPVEETVAGGDAKLSVLLDMTDLVDADFRFVTDAQFASALHHFTGSKDHNVKMRQLAKSKGMKISEYGVELEDGSVKTFDTEEAFFAFFDLPFIPPSLRKDGREIERAQEIAGLVKPEDIRGDFHMHTTWSDGGYSIREMVEACRAKGYSHMVITDHTHYLKVANGLTPERLREQIAEIRQLNEEFDDIEVFCGTEMDILPDGSLDFDDDLLQELDFVIASIHSNFNQSQEQIMERLHAALKNPYVTMIAHPTGRIVGQREGYNPDVPQLIEWAKKYDKILELNGSPHRFDLATDYLVMAQEAGVKIAINTDAHAIDQLDLMDIGVRYGQKAWLKKETVVNTWPLEQFIREIIRK, encoded by the coding sequence GTGAATAAAAAAACGATCATTCGCACGTTCGAAAAAATCGCTTTGTATATGGAATTGCTCGGAGAGAATCCTTTTAAAATCGGTGCATTTCGCAAGGCAGCGGGAGTACTAGAAACAGATGCACGCAGTTTGTCTGAAATGGATGACATTCTTGAATTGAAAGGAATCGGTAAAGGTACGGGTGCCGTCATCATCGATTTGATGGAGAAAGGCGAATCAGATTTGCTAAAAGAGTTGGAAGAAGAAGTACCAAAGGGCTTGATTCCTTTATTGAAAGTTCCGGGACTCGGAGGGAAAAGAATCGCGAAATTGAGAAAAGCGCTTGGCATCGATTCGGTGGAATCTTTGCGTGCGGCATGTGAATCGAACGAGGTAAGCAAGCTTCCGGGTTTCGGAAAAAAGACCGAAGAAAATCTATTGCATGAAATTGAATTGCTCGGCACGCGAAAAGGTAAACTACCTGTATGGCAAATTCAGACAATCGTCGCCTCAATTGAGGAAGAATTGAGAGAGATTCCTGAGATTACACGGTTTTCTGTAGCCGGAAGTTTCCGTCGAGCTGAAGAGATGAGCAGTGATGTGGATTTCATTATCGTCACCGAAGAACCAGCAACGGTCCGTGAGAAATTGTTAGAAGTGCTTCCGGTAGAGGAAACGGTTGCGGGTGGAGATGCCAAATTATCGGTATTGCTCGATATGACAGATCTTGTTGATGCAGACTTTCGTTTTGTGACGGATGCTCAATTTGCTTCAGCTTTGCATCATTTTACCGGTTCGAAAGATCATAATGTGAAAATGCGACAGCTTGCTAAGTCTAAAGGGATGAAAATCAGTGAATATGGCGTTGAATTGGAAGATGGCAGCGTCAAAACATTTGATACGGAAGAAGCGTTTTTCGCGTTCTTCGATTTACCATTCATTCCACCATCTTTGCGTAAAGACGGACGCGAAATTGAGAGAGCACAAGAAATTGCGGGACTCGTCAAACCAGAAGATATTCGTGGCGATTTCCATATGCATACGACGTGGTCTGACGGTGGTTATTCCATCCGCGAAATGGTGGAAGCTTGTCGTGCAAAAGGGTATTCTCATATGGTTATTACAGATCATACGCATTATTTAAAAGTTGCAAATGGACTCACGCCTGAAAGACTTAGAGAGCAAATTGCCGAAATCCGACAGTTAAATGAAGAGTTTGATGATATCGAAGTCTTCTGCGGAACAGAAATGGACATCCTTCCAGATGGAAGTCTGGATTTTGATGACGATTTACTGCAGGAGCTGGATTTTGTCATCGCATCCATTCATTCGAATTTCAATCAATCTCAAGAACAGATTATGGAGCGTTTACATGCTGCCTTGAAAAACCCTTATGTTACAATGATTGCACATCCGACAGGGCGAATTGTCGGCCAGCGGGAAGGTTACAACCCTGATGTGCCGCAATTAATTGAATGGGCGAAGAAATACGACAAAATTCTAGAGTTAAATGGCAGTCCGCATCGATTTGATTTAGCAACAGATTATTTAGTTATGGCGCAGGAAGCCGGCGTGAAAATCGCTATTAACACAGATGCACATGCCATTGATCAACTAGATCTGATGGATATAGGTGTGCGGTATGGACAAAAGGCGTGGCTGAAAAAAGAGACGGTCGTCAATACATGGCCACTTGAACAATTTATCCGTGAGATTATACGGAAATGA